ATTTTAAGCAACTTAAAAATGAAAGGGTCGAATCAGATTCTTCTGTAGCATGGCGCAACTTTGGTCCGGGTATGTCTGGGTATTGTGAGGAATTTTGGTGTCACCAAACGGATACAAGTGTCATGTTTCTGGGACCTGACATGCATGTAGCTTTTGGTACATGGGACAATGGCAGGTCATGGCATACCATAAAAGACAGTGATGGAGATGGGAAGGATTTGGAAAGGGTACATGACATTCAGTTTTCATTGGTCAATCCTGATTATGGAGTTGCATTGGAAAGGTCAGGATTGGTATTTGAAACCAAAGACCGCGGGCGCTCATGGCAATTTGTTAATGATATCGGGAATGCACATACCAAGATTGCCATACATCCTAAAAACGATAACATCTGGCTGATCGGGGCAGGTGATTTCTGGAATGTCAAGAACAACCACCGATCAATAAATAAACCGCATGGAATCACGCACAAGAGAGCAGACTATGGTTATGTGAAAATGACAACCGACAAGGGTAGAAGTTGGAAGAAGGTAGCCACCAATATTGCGGAGGATTTGGATGTGGGTAGAATTGTTTACAATCCTAATCACCCTGACAGTGTAGTTATGGTAACCAACCATGGTATGTACTTGAGTGCTGATGGGGGTAATAACTGGCAACAAAGTGCAGACGGACTACCAATGAACCTTCCACGTGACCTGACTTCTTATTATAATACAGATACAAAAGAGTGGGTGCTTTATATGGTGGAGCAGACGGTTTACGAACCAAATGGAAAATCGATCAATGCTAAAGGAGGAGTTTATAAGAGTATTGACGGCGGTGTAAGCTGGATAAACGTAACTGGCAATTTGGGATTTGACCTTTCAATAATCAATGATGGGGTTATCCGTGACGGTTACCATAAAGCTGTTTCCCATTGGTTGGGTATGTCAAAAGTGGAATTCAAACAACAATACCCTGAGTTGCCAAGCCAAACAATATCCGTTTACAACAGGATTGCGGTAAATCCACTGAATAAAAACGAAATCTACCTAGTTCATAACAAGAAACACGATAAGGCATTTGGTCCGGGTGATGTATGGAAAACAGAAGATGGAGGAAAGACTTGGTTTGCTTGTGCCCGAAACGGGAAATACTGGTTGAGTGGCAAAAACAAGGAATATTGGGAAGCCAAAGGAAATCCGGCAGATGCCAATGTCAACTTTGCCCATCTCCAAACTTATATGGATAACCAGAACGAGACTTCAGGGACTCGAATGATTGCCATCAACGCAGTAGGAGAAATATTGATTGGCATTGACCAACAGACTTTGCGCTCCCACAATGGAGGCAAGAGCTGGGATCAGGTAGACGACTATGAAACCGCTCCTGGCAGTAACAAGTGGGTAGGCCGTGGAGGAAGCAACTTGCCGGGTAGGTTTATGCTTTTGGAGACAGGCATCAAGGACCGATACCTGCTGTGCAGTGGAGAACATGGCTTATGGCAAACAACTAGTTTAGGAGACTATCCTGACAAGAAAGCCATTGCAGTGGAACAGATAGAAGGG
The Limibacter armeniacum DNA segment above includes these coding regions:
- a CDS encoding VPS10 domain-containing protein, translated to MKKIAIALTLLLCPFWGNAQSGKKYFKQLKNERVESDSSVAWRNFGPGMSGYCEEFWCHQTDTSVMFLGPDMHVAFGTWDNGRSWHTIKDSDGDGKDLERVHDIQFSLVNPDYGVALERSGLVFETKDRGRSWQFVNDIGNAHTKIAIHPKNDNIWLIGAGDFWNVKNNHRSINKPHGITHKRADYGYVKMTTDKGRSWKKVATNIAEDLDVGRIVYNPNHPDSVVMVTNHGMYLSADGGNNWQQSADGLPMNLPRDLTSYYNTDTKEWVLYMVEQTVYEPNGKSINAKGGVYKSIDGGVSWINVTGNLGFDLSIINDGVIRDGYHKAVSHWLGMSKVEFKQQYPELPSQTISVYNRIAVNPLNKNEIYLVHNKKHDKAFGPGDVWKTEDGGKTWFACARNGKYWLSGKNKEYWEAKGNPADANVNFAHLQTYMDNQNETSGTRMIAINAVGEILIGIDQQTLRSHNGGKSWDQVDDYETAPGSNKWVGRGGSNLPGRFMLLETGIKDRYLLCSGEHGLWQTTSLGDYPDKKAIAVEQIEGQVHDHSGNHGAHSISTVAVHPKDPQTIYTLSWRQEHRGKLRRTTDGGKTWENIATLFDADNPSWRGVAYQNSLTIDPVNPKNMYFCATHIGIAEISGGKGPELTKGEYGFYRSTDGGHTWEVSNNGFHKGISIRRIAMYPENPKEIYAAANDNNGGLYRSTNQGRKWQKVALPAEIKAVNNIFIDRHNKNLLISTGRRTGTFEEGGVWRSSDNGATWKKIFKAPYVWQAETSPINSDIIVISVAGQAGEQTHQFMNPGVYLSKDGGKSWKKINQNLGQPDKIVDVKPDPYNENLIWCASWGCGWFVAEIDAVKEGWTSK